Proteins from one Portunus trituberculatus isolate SZX2019 chromosome 38, ASM1759143v1, whole genome shotgun sequence genomic window:
- the LOC123515136 gene encoding uncharacterized protein LOC123515136 isoform X2 encodes MYRLVSKAAVVIMVRIILAQDPQPEVEGPTIISSLSPLSPGEERVLALQESGIPSALSYARLAAPPFPVLSSFTTCYWLRLTRFREESTLMSYAVSDDRDNELRMGQEQDRFGGGFQRDQSFSGEITQLNFWSSVLSPSTISKIARCEEEQEGNVLSWSSQRWNISGEVAWKVWQKEDICNRQRRRVTFFPDRFSLKASLHLCKVVGGSVMVPLDDQENMRLYERSQGRATYCSKGQGSSYLWMGATDSRQERLWEYWETNEPVSWEGPWRGSGPNGGTAENCLVMLSGTFPSRWSDIACLDSYEFCVPCEFPQLSTLYLKGPAVCPNSPFNQEYVLGAERGGRPALHGFFHSDIYWETGNKSWTIRSLKEEGATALWQPLREGNYPFGTKTWKLAGEVCNILPGTLVNLTLSVCRNDQFTCSDGTCIPLENRCDLRIDCGDQSDEAQCSVVQLPQGYRNTIPPPPTQEGSPLQVLIYINIIAFPSIVTQDLTYVSTMSLSLQWKDVRLSYLNLKDDRTLNLLFGEAVASIWTPRVFFSNAQGNIFTNLDQGARVEVVRQGTSKPAPPHLTHEMNIFSGLENSLETSQLYTLTYTCDFDLIMFPFDAQVCFLRFTLVSAAATYMQLVPAAANYSGPPALIEYTIGRLDMERVSGGEFSTIQVNVRFIRRYGFYLLTLYIPTTLLMVIAYATFFFKIDDFNSRIVVALTALLVLASLFTQVISKDAEAQEEIPTFAPSTPEKKNNMALMVFGRILVPIIFLIFNLTYWGSALTHLANLDT; translated from the exons ATGTACAGGCTTGTGTCcaaggcggcggtggtgattaTGGTGAGGATCATCTTAGCGCAGGATCCTCAACCAG AGGTTGAAGGGCCAACAAtcatctcatctctttcacCTTTGTCACCTGGAGAGGAGCGTGTACTTGCCTTACAAGAATCTGGGATACCCTCAGCCCTTAGCTACGCCCGTCTTGCAGCACCGCCTTTCCCTGTGCTATCCTCCTTCACTACCTGCTACTGGCTGCGGCTCACCAGGTTTCGTGAGGAGTCCACGCTTATGTCCTATGCTGTGTCTGACGACCGCGACAATGAACTCAGAATGG GGCAGGAGCAGGACCGGTTTGGGGGTGGATTTCAAAGAGACCAGAGTTTCAGTGGAGAGATCACCCAGCTCAACTTCTGGTCATCAGTGCTCAGCCCATCAACAATCAGCAAG ATAGCACGgtgtgaagaagaacaagaagggaaTGTTCTCAGCTGGTCCTCGCAGCGCTGGAACATATCTGGGGAGGTGGCATGGAAAGTGTGGCAGAAGGAAGACATATGTAACCGCCAGCGTCGGAGAGTCACATTCTTTCCTGATAGATTTTCTCTCAAGGCCTCTCTCCATTTATGTAAG GTGGTGGGAGGCAGTGTGATGGTGCCACTGGATGACCAAGAAAACATGAGACTGTATGAAAGGTCTCAAGGAAGAGCCACTTACTGTTCCAAGGGACAGGGCTCCTCATACCTGTGGATGGGTGCCACAGACTCTCGGCAGGAGAGGCTGTGGGAATACTGGGAGACAAATGAACCTGTCTCATGGGAAGGCCCATGGCGAGGCTCAGGACCTAATGGCGGCACGGCAGAGAACTGTTTGGTTATGCTGAGTGGCACTTTCCCCTCCCGGTGGTCTGATATTGCTTGTCTTGACTCATATGAGTTTTGTGTCCCTTGTGAGTTCCCACAGCTGTCCACCCTATACTTAAAGGGACCAGCTGTCTGTCCCAACTCTCCCTTCAATCAAGAGTATGTGCTGGGGGCTGAAAGGGGAGGCCGTCCTGCACTTCATGGCTTCTTCCACTCTGACATTTATTGGGAAACAGGCAACAAGTCTTGGACCATACGCTCCCTGAAG gaggaaggagcaaCTGCACTATGGCAGCCCCTGCGGGAGGGCAATTATCCTTTTGGGACCAAGACATGGAAGCTGGCCGGTGAAGTGTGCAACATCCTGCCAGGTACACTGGTCAACCTCACACTTTCTGTCTGTCGCAATGACCAATTCACTTGTTCTGATGGCACCTGTATTCCTCTTGAGAACCGATGTGACCTGCGCATTGACTGTGGAGACCAGAGTGATGAAGCGCAATGCTCTGTTGTTCAGCTGCCACAAGGTTATCGCAAtaccattcctcctccacccactcaaGAAGGCAGTCCACTTCAGGTCCTGATCTATATTAACATCATTGCTTTCCCATCCATTGTGACACAAGACTTAACATACGTCTCAACAATGTCCCTCAGTCTGCAATGGAAAGATGTCCGTCTCAGTTATCTCAACCTGAAAGATGACCGCACTCTCAACCTACTCTTTGGAGAGGCCGTAGCCAGCATCTGGACACCAAGGGTATTCTTCAGTAATGCCCAGGGTAATATCTTCACCAATCTTGACCAGGGGGCACGAGTGGAAGTAGTGCGCCAAGGTACCTCTAAGCCagctcctcctcacctcacccatGAAA TGAATATCTTCTCTGGTCTTGAAAACAGTTTGGAAACGAGTCAGCTCTACACCCTCACCTACACCTGTGACTTTGACCTCATCATGTTCCCCTTCGATGCTCAG GTGTGTTTCCTACGCTTTACACTggtgtcagcagcagcaacttACATGCAGCTGGTGCCTGCTGCTGCCAATTATTCAGGACCACCAGCACTTATTGAGTATACCATTG GTCGACTGGACATGGAAAGAGTCTCTGGAGGGGAGTTTTCAACTATACAAGTGAATGTGAGATTTATTAGGCGATATGGCTTCTACCTCCTCACCCTCTACATCCCCACCACCCTCCTGATGGTCATTGCCTATGCAACTTTCTTCTTCAAGATCGATGACTTCAACTCCCGCATTGTGGTGGCACTGACAGCCCTGCTTGTCCTTgcctcactcttcacccag GTGATCAGCAAAGACGCAGAGGCACAAGAAGAGATCCCCACCTTTGCTCCATCCACtccagagaagaaaaataatatggcCTTAATGGTATTTGGCCGCATCCTAGTTCCTataattttcctcatcttcaaTCTTACCTATTGGGGTTCAGCCCTCAC
- the LOC123515136 gene encoding uncharacterized protein LOC123515136 isoform X1, producing MRNFNTALTYRCLTSKALKALFILLHAACHACIAPDHRVGEYKVSLKSIWVETSLETPFRMWTHFCFTFQHRSGDWVIFVNGESLSEGNIGRLSGNIDPAGAYVIGQEQDRFGGGFQRDQSFSGEITQLNFWSSVLSPSTISKIARCEEEQEGNVLSWSSQRWNISGEVAWKVWQKEDICNRQRRRVTFFPDRFSLKASLHLCKVVGGSVMVPLDDQENMRLYERSQGRATYCSKGQGSSYLWMGATDSRQERLWEYWETNEPVSWEGPWRGSGPNGGTAENCLVMLSGTFPSRWSDIACLDSYEFCVPCEFPQLSTLYLKGPAVCPNSPFNQEYVLGAERGGRPALHGFFHSDIYWETGNKSWTIRSLKEEGATALWQPLREGNYPFGTKTWKLAGEVCNILPGTLVNLTLSVCRNDQFTCSDGTCIPLENRCDLRIDCGDQSDEAQCSVVQLPQGYRNTIPPPPTQEGSPLQVLIYINIIAFPSIVTQDLTYVSTMSLSLQWKDVRLSYLNLKDDRTLNLLFGEAVASIWTPRVFFSNAQGNIFTNLDQGARVEVVRQGTSKPAPPHLTHEMNIFSGLENSLETSQLYTLTYTCDFDLIMFPFDAQVCFLRFTLVSAAATYMQLVPAAANYSGPPALIEYTIGRLDMERVSGGEFSTIQVNVRFIRRYGFYLLTLYIPTTLLMVIAYATFFFKIDDFNSRIVVALTALLVLASLFTQVISKDAEAQEEIPTFAPSTPEKKNNMALMVFGRILVPIIFLIFNLTYWGSALTHLANLDT from the exons ATGAGGAACTTTAATACTGCTCTCACATACCGCTGTTTGACATCCAAAGCGCTAAAAgcactcttcattcttctccatgcTGCTTGCCATGCCTGCATTGCGCCAGACCATCGCGTTGGAGAGTATAAAGTATCTCTAAAGAGTATCTGGGTCGAGACATCACTAGAGACGCCCTTCCGAATGTGGACACATTTTTGCTTCACCTTCCAGCATCGGTCTGGTGACTGGGTCATCTTTGTAAATGGAGAATCGCTTTCTGAGGGAAACATTGGGCGTTTGTCAGGCAACATCGATCCTGCTGGTGCCTATGTCATTG GGCAGGAGCAGGACCGGTTTGGGGGTGGATTTCAAAGAGACCAGAGTTTCAGTGGAGAGATCACCCAGCTCAACTTCTGGTCATCAGTGCTCAGCCCATCAACAATCAGCAAG ATAGCACGgtgtgaagaagaacaagaagggaaTGTTCTCAGCTGGTCCTCGCAGCGCTGGAACATATCTGGGGAGGTGGCATGGAAAGTGTGGCAGAAGGAAGACATATGTAACCGCCAGCGTCGGAGAGTCACATTCTTTCCTGATAGATTTTCTCTCAAGGCCTCTCTCCATTTATGTAAG GTGGTGGGAGGCAGTGTGATGGTGCCACTGGATGACCAAGAAAACATGAGACTGTATGAAAGGTCTCAAGGAAGAGCCACTTACTGTTCCAAGGGACAGGGCTCCTCATACCTGTGGATGGGTGCCACAGACTCTCGGCAGGAGAGGCTGTGGGAATACTGGGAGACAAATGAACCTGTCTCATGGGAAGGCCCATGGCGAGGCTCAGGACCTAATGGCGGCACGGCAGAGAACTGTTTGGTTATGCTGAGTGGCACTTTCCCCTCCCGGTGGTCTGATATTGCTTGTCTTGACTCATATGAGTTTTGTGTCCCTTGTGAGTTCCCACAGCTGTCCACCCTATACTTAAAGGGACCAGCTGTCTGTCCCAACTCTCCCTTCAATCAAGAGTATGTGCTGGGGGCTGAAAGGGGAGGCCGTCCTGCACTTCATGGCTTCTTCCACTCTGACATTTATTGGGAAACAGGCAACAAGTCTTGGACCATACGCTCCCTGAAG gaggaaggagcaaCTGCACTATGGCAGCCCCTGCGGGAGGGCAATTATCCTTTTGGGACCAAGACATGGAAGCTGGCCGGTGAAGTGTGCAACATCCTGCCAGGTACACTGGTCAACCTCACACTTTCTGTCTGTCGCAATGACCAATTCACTTGTTCTGATGGCACCTGTATTCCTCTTGAGAACCGATGTGACCTGCGCATTGACTGTGGAGACCAGAGTGATGAAGCGCAATGCTCTGTTGTTCAGCTGCCACAAGGTTATCGCAAtaccattcctcctccacccactcaaGAAGGCAGTCCACTTCAGGTCCTGATCTATATTAACATCATTGCTTTCCCATCCATTGTGACACAAGACTTAACATACGTCTCAACAATGTCCCTCAGTCTGCAATGGAAAGATGTCCGTCTCAGTTATCTCAACCTGAAAGATGACCGCACTCTCAACCTACTCTTTGGAGAGGCCGTAGCCAGCATCTGGACACCAAGGGTATTCTTCAGTAATGCCCAGGGTAATATCTTCACCAATCTTGACCAGGGGGCACGAGTGGAAGTAGTGCGCCAAGGTACCTCTAAGCCagctcctcctcacctcacccatGAAA TGAATATCTTCTCTGGTCTTGAAAACAGTTTGGAAACGAGTCAGCTCTACACCCTCACCTACACCTGTGACTTTGACCTCATCATGTTCCCCTTCGATGCTCAG GTGTGTTTCCTACGCTTTACACTggtgtcagcagcagcaacttACATGCAGCTGGTGCCTGCTGCTGCCAATTATTCAGGACCACCAGCACTTATTGAGTATACCATTG GTCGACTGGACATGGAAAGAGTCTCTGGAGGGGAGTTTTCAACTATACAAGTGAATGTGAGATTTATTAGGCGATATGGCTTCTACCTCCTCACCCTCTACATCCCCACCACCCTCCTGATGGTCATTGCCTATGCAACTTTCTTCTTCAAGATCGATGACTTCAACTCCCGCATTGTGGTGGCACTGACAGCCCTGCTTGTCCTTgcctcactcttcacccag GTGATCAGCAAAGACGCAGAGGCACAAGAAGAGATCCCCACCTTTGCTCCATCCACtccagagaagaaaaataatatggcCTTAATGGTATTTGGCCGCATCCTAGTTCCTataattttcctcatcttcaaTCTTACCTATTGGGGTTCAGCCCTCAC